The window tttcaacatgataataataatttttacttgagcaacaaatcagcatattttaatgttttctgaaggttcatgttaaaatagaaaagttactttaaattgtaggAATATCTCactatattgctgttttgtttttactgcattttaatatatgaagacaaacaaaacaaaacaaaaaaatctgatgaCTGTAAACtgtgaatggtagtgtatggtTACTGTATGCTTATCAAtatactgccattcaaaagtttgggatcagtaagacttgctcatcaaggctgcatttatttgatcaaaaataataataaaaaaaaacagtagtattgtgaaatgttattacaatataaaataatggtttgtatttaatatactgtaaaatataatttattcctgcgatgcaCAGCTTAATTTTCATTAGCTATTACTTCAGTCTTGTTACATTATCCTTCATAAATctctctaatatgctgatttattattagaattatctatgtttgtgctgctaaatatttttttggaacatgtgatacttttttccagtttctttaattaatagaaagaaaataaatcttttctaacaatatgtcttttctatcactttttttttttttttttatcaatttaacatgtccttgctgaataaaattattattttcttaaaaagaaagaataaaaatttactgaccgcAAATTTTTGAAcgatagtgtatattgttaaaaaaaattcttgtatattaaaatagaaaacataattttagattacagtaatatttatagttagggctgcacgattaatcgcacaatattgtgaggcgcgcttagtcaatgaagccggtactttgattagtagtaaagctccatcacgtgcgttcagctggagcggcaattaatacacagagccgtaaatcactgacaagctacgccaaatcgcgctcataatcgcagatgaatcgcattcagctgaacgcacgtgatggagctttactactaatcaaagtaccggcttcactgactaagcgcgcctcacaatatcgtgcgattaatcgtccAGCCCTATTTatagtattacatttttctgtattgttgatcaaataaacacagccttgaaaataagaaacttctttaaaaaacattacaaatcttaagGATCCCAAACTGAGTACTGCATTCTCTTATTTAAAGCTACATTTCATTAAGCCTGGATAACATCTTGGTGTTCTGTTCTACATTTTAATTTGCTGCTGCTTTCCATTTCTATCAGGCACTGGATGAGGAGTACTTAAAAGTAGATGCTCAGTTCGGGGGGTGTGGACCAAAGGAAGATCTTCACATTAGCAGAGAAGgtgcatttttacatatttcttATTCCATATGACACTTTTAAACTTAATGTGCACCTATACAGGTGCTAAAGTCAAAagttgttttcttattttgcatctTTTGCCAGTAGGAAATAGGAAATACAAGTaggaaatataaaaatcaaaaaatatgaACCGAAAGCTTGTATTTCATACTCGTAAATAATTCAGGGATCATACGGGGTTTGGAAAAGTACAGAATTTGACTGGAAGTATTTTCCAGGTCTGAAAAGTATGGAAAAATAAAGTAGAGTATGGAAAAAGTTTGTGTTTCCAGACATTTGCCTTCTTTTAGTttcttattataaaaaatgaagaatttaatgaaaataaatgatacaaGAAGTAAAATTTCATGGCAGCTGTTTAGTGATTCATTAGTGATTGTCAAATATGCACTTTTTGATTATGCTGATTGATGACTGAACTATATTCCAAATATAAAGCTGGAAAAAAATGCTTGTCTGAAAATCTACTGAGAGTTTGGAAATTTGTGTCTGGAAAAATATGgagttttgaaataaaatgggTAGGAACCCTGTAAATAAGtcttaaaacaaatgtttttgatgCATCGGATATGTCTGCCAAGTGTTAAGCCCCGTCTAGGGTGAAGGCGCAGCATGAAAGAGTGCGAGGACACGGAGGAGTTTGAAAagcaaatgaacaaaaatttaatgaaaacaatgatttttttttttacaatagaaGTGGGGAAATTGTTACTTAAGGAGCCGACTAGGCCAAAataacaaacagaaaacaactaATATTTTAACCCTCTGAATTCCctagtttgcaaaagaaaagacaagaaaagaaaatacaattactTCCCTAACTCTCTGTACAAAAAACAATCAACAAAAATGGCGTCGGTCTCCCTACTTCCCCAAGAATactatatacaattatttacaaTAAGCAAACAAGTCCATACAGGGCAATCCAAAATCAAAGTCAAACAGGCGGTAGTCAGAGTTACAAATAGATGGCGAATGCACTAACAAACAACAATCTCTCACAGTTAAACACTCAGAAGAACACACACAGAATCTCAGTCTTACTAACACATGCTTACAAATAACTAACAGAGCGATGAAAAGCAAACACAGCAAATGAGCACAAAGCTGAAGCAGGAAGTGATGATGAGATCTTTTATAGGCAGCAGGGAGTCTGTGCAAGATGATGTGCAAGACATCATCTTGCACagaaacacatacacaaaacacttcccaaaaacagaacagaactgGACAGAATAATGTATGAATTAAACTTTCTGACATGATATCGTACTGATTTGATGGCTCTGTGCTGATCCCAGTGTATGGGTGTGTTTACGGAGtacatttcgttttttttttaagaactgtttttttttgtcttattttgcagTACCTGCCCTCTCTTGGCTACACCAAACGTATTCACATGATGAACCCAATGGTGCCTGGACTGACCGGTGGCAAGATGAGCTCCTCTGAGGAGGTAGTGTACCATATACACCTTCATAATTTTCAAGAATGCTGTAAGATAAAGATTTAAGATCACATTCTTTGATTCAtctaatcaaagaatcctgttgATTCTGAGGGATGGGTTAGTGGCGTACGCTGTTGCATTCTTGGTGTCTGGTTGATACACTAAGATTCATCATTCTCAAACTTTCATATCTGCTACAGGAATCTAAGATTGACCTGCTGGATAAGAACCAAGAGGTGAAGAAGAAGTTAAAGAAAGCCTTTTGTGAGCCTGGAAATGTGGAGAATAATGGAGTTCTGTCCTTTGTCAAACATGTGCTTTTCCCTTTGCACTCAGGTGAGctcaggcaaaaaaaaaaaaattaattaggaAATGTAAACAACTAGTTCAATGCTTAATGATATGTTCTGTTTTAGAGTTTATAATTAAAAGAGATCCAAAGTGGGGAGGAGACAAAGTCTACACAGACTATGAGGAAGTGGAGAAAGACTTTGCTGCAGAGGTATCTGAAAACTACTTATATTTACTTAATGTACATATGTTTACATAAATTGAGTTGAGCATCATATGTTGACCCCTGCTTTGCTTACCTGCAGGAAATACATCCTGGTGACCTGAAGGCTTCAGTAGAGTTGGCTCTTAACAAACTGTTGGACCCCATCAGGAAGAAGTTTGAGACGCCAGAGTTGAAGAAACTGACAGCATCCGCTTACCCAGAGCCCTCCAAAAACAGTGAGTAAAAATACACAATGTCTTATAAAACTAGTGGTGTCAAAACTAGCATGTTAACGCAGGCgattaattttttcagtttaacatgttaaaaatatttaacgcaaTTAACGCAGGGGCGGGGGTAAGTTTCCCCatcccactcacaactgctaaagaattgcatttatttagacaCAAGCACATAAATTGGGAAACTTTTAAGACTACAACTTCACCTCCACCAGGCGTGAGTCAAGCGAGCGTGGAAACGGTGCCGTTGACGaagagcttcagtagaacaacagtgaactgtggtcagatgagatgttgtcaggccatatgCCAATAAAACAAATCTTCTTGTCCTGTCAGCCATTATACTGTGCTCGTAGCACACACTCTTCAAGTGCACGCACAAATGTGCCGGAGCACGTTGTATTAGGCTATATTAAAGTGCTATATCACATTCAAACCCAGATGAAACTACGAGTATGCAATGTCGTAGTTATGCCATCAGTTAGGTGAAGATGTTACAAAAAAGGTGATTAAAGCTGCCCTAAAACTGTGCATGTAAgttattattatctatttacatttaaaacagtgtCAGGTCCACTTCAagttcagcagcggcagcttttaaagtaacagcagcaaaaatatcctaataaccaGCCGCTgtaatgtctgttaatcaaagaacaaaaataaaaagaggaaatcaataacttctgTAATTTTAAGctttagatttatttaatttagaatttagtgtttgataaccttattaaattaggctatattTTCTCGCTGAAAGACACAGATAGATATGACATTCATTATCATGGGTTTAAGTGAAGATTGTTTAGAGTTtgcttaaattaaaagttattttttaagcctaataaatgttaaagtgaTAGCTCTcagttatactgtaatgttgaatggctgtagtcaatggttaaataataGGAAAAAAATCATAGAGACATCACTTGTTATCAGTGATACTTGCCTTTAGTCATACAAAAAAGatggcattaaacaaatatgaaaaatatacattctTTGttatttctacattaatttgaagattaaaTGCGAAGTTATTCCAATATAAAAGtctaattaaaaactttaaagtcaGGTGGAATTAATCAagatttaattcattaaaaatgtgtgattaattatgtttttttttgtttgtttttttttaaaccgatTGACACCACTACTTAAAACATATTCGACATGGTCACTTATACTTATGAACCCATTTAACAGTGCTGCTTCAAGTTCTAGATTGAGTTTTAGAGAAAGGAAGAATTTTCACATCTGTTTACGGTTTTGTCATTCCTTCACAGAAGGAGGAGTGAAGGGCAAccctaaacaaaacacagatgaGGAAGAGGCTATCCCATCCAGACTGGACATCAGAGTGGGCAAAGTCGTCAGTGTAGAAAAGGTAGAGAAATCCAGcaataattttaagatttttctaGCAAGAGGATGCTAAAATAACCTTGTTTGTTAATCTGTTAGCATCCAGATGCAGACTCACTGTATTTAGAGAAGATTGATGTGGGTGAGGAGCAACCGCGGACTGTAGTGAGTGGCCTGGTGGCATACATCTCCCAGGAGCAGCTTCAGGACCGTCTTGTTGTGTTGTTATGCAACCTAAAGCCCCAGAAGATGAGGGGGATTGAATCCCAAGCCATGCTGCTGTGTGCTTCAATGTTAGTAGGACTGATAAACCCTAATTCAACCATTCAATTCAAGTTCTtcttatattaaaaatcattttctctTGATCTTTCTAAATCTAATGGCCTTTAGTGAGGGAGAGCCCAGGAAAGTGGAGCCTTTGGATCCACCAGAAGGCTCAGCACCAGGAGACCGTGTTTTTGTTGAAGGGTATGAATCGGGGAAACCAGACGATGAATTGAAACCAAAGAAAAAGGTGTTTGAGAAGTTGCAGGTATGTGAGTTTTATATTTTCGTACTTAAACACTCATATTAAGCTATCGCTGAGTCTCATTCTTGGGTGTATGTTTATGTCTGATCTCTTCAGGTGGACCTGAAGATCTCAGACCAGTGCGTTGCACAATGGAAAGATCAAAATCTGATGACAAAACTTGGACAGATCACCTGTAAAACACTAAAGGGTGGAAATATTAGCTAGTTGTCTTCACCATTTTTCTCAAAGCTAGAGTTTCCATGACAGCAAGTACACAGTGTCAGGTATTGCTCATCATAGCCATCCAAAACTGTTACCATACTCTAATGGAGAAGGAAATGGCTTATAATgccattatttcattattatttcaacTGTCCCATTCAGCCATGTCAACCTGTGAAGAATTTAATAGCACGTTTACTGCAGCAGAACACATATGGGTATCGTCTGTGCTTTACATTGCATGTATTGCCGTCCAGGATGTTTTACACATAAAGCATTGCAGTAAATAATGTCACGctcatttgtttaaataacaGACGAAGAATCTTGCAGGAGATCATCTGTTAATCTCAAACTCAGGTCCTTATGTCTGGAAATGGATCATTGCTTACAATGATCAGTCTCCAGTCTGATAATGTTCAAACTATTAACCATCAGTGGAAACGGTTCAGACATGGACAGAATACATACACAATAAACTGTTATGGAGACATATTTTAGGATTAGTTAGCTTACTTCACAGGTggaattttatgtaatataacaTTCAGAACTCATCTCATGTTAACCAAATTCaatgaaataaacaacaaactACAATGATTCATGAACATTTCCTATATGTCTTGATAATAATGTTGGAAATTTTTGTGAAGGGACCTTTACAGTTTGATCTGCTGAAAagagatatttaaatatatgaaccTGACACTAAAAGTTTGGGAGCCTATTTTCAAACGTCACCATATGAACCGTAAAATGTAATGCTTGATTAAAGATTGttgaaaattataattaaataagtgttgtacactaccagtcaaaagtttttgaacagtaagatttttaatgtaaaaatcttttaaaactttactgattttaatgtaaaaattgtaaacagtaaaatttgaatatttttgctatttaaggcaataactttctttttgaatatatttaaaaatgtaatttattcctgtgatttcaaagctgaatttttagcatcgtaactgatccttcagaaattattctaataattttgctgctcaaaaagcatttattattattatgttgaaaacagctgagtagagtTTTTTCCAgtttctttgaagaatagaaagttcaaaagaacagcttttatctgaaatagaaatcttttgtaacattataaatgtattcatcgtcacttttaatcaatttaaagaatccttgctaaataaaagtattaatttctataattaatataattataattatataaaattatataatagtTTATGTGAtggctgatctttggatctttctattcatcaaataatttacttaactttaaaaaatgattaatagtaataataacaataataaatgtttcttgaacagcaaatcagcatattagaatgatttctgaaggaccatgtgatactgaagactggagtaatgatacaatttagctttgatcacatgaataaattatattttaaaatatatttgaatagaaagcaatattttaaatagtaaaaagatttcacaatattactctctttcctgtattttggatcaaataaatgcaggtttgatgagcagaaaagacttctttaaacaacattaaaaatcttactgttcaaaaacttttgactactAGTGTAGCtttaacaaaaaacatgaataGGTTTTCATGAGGAGGAAATATAGTAGTATGGTGGGTTTATATATTTCAACGATGTTGGAAAGCACTAGGAattcaaaaacagtcaaaacaaggtaaatctataaatatctttaatgcatatttatttttaaaacagtgtagTAATTCTGTTCACTCCTCCCTTGAAGTAAATAGCTACTAAAttatttgtgtatgtatatttttacatcGATTTTAGAGGGACCATCAGTCAATACTCTTACCTGTTTGCTGGTTTGAAAAGAAATGCAGCATTTAGCTTAAAAAGTGCTTTAATCTAATGAAAAGTAAATATGTAAAGGTTTTATGTGTATACGTTTCAGCCATTGTCAGCATAACTGCAAAAAGGTAACAGATAGTTCTGTACATGTATAATTACACATTTGCTAAAAGCAAATTCTGAAAGTTGATTGCAGTAGCACTGAAACTTTCAAAACTGTTAGTAAAATCAACTTCTGTCATTAAAAGCTAGTAATCAATCTATGTGCTTGGACATATTtggatatgtcaaaaaaattacaacacaGGTTATGACATGTTTTTGCGCCAAGCAGTGATTACTACCACTAGTGACCACTAGATGTCAGTTTAATCTTGCAGTCATTAGCTTTTAAAAGTCCACAATAAACTAAAAGTGACTTCTCCCAGAGCAGACAAAGTCATTTAGAAAAATACTTGAAAGCTGTAATAAAGCTATATAAAACAGATTGGGAAAAGCTTTTTGCATACATTTGAAGGCCATTTCTCCAGGCTAAGGCTTTTAAGACAGTTGTGGTATCCATGGATCCTTGAACAAGAACTTTCTTGGGCTTTCATCACTTGCTTTGTCCTTTCATCTCTGCCAAACTGTGACTAAACAGTCCAGTCAAAACTCAACTCATGCACTGTGACTCTTCAACATGCAGTCTCTGAACTTCCTGAAAAAGAAATACCATGATCATTCACATTGTTTCGTCATTATTTAATGGACGAACTAAAATAACCCGTGAATGCTTCCTTACTTTGCTTCTGGCTTCCTAATGATTGTGCTCGCTGACCAGCAGGATGCACTTGATCACTTTGCCCATTAACTTCAACCCTTGTTATTTGTTTATGCGTCAAGATCTCAGTCTTATCCGGTGTTGCGTTCTCTATCTTGTTGGGAGGATTTGTTCCATGCACTGGTTTCTTAGCAACAGGTGGCGGCACCTTAATTGGCTTTTTTGTTCCATTTGTAATCATTGTCTTGGCTTGGTCGGAAACCTGCATTATCTCAGCTGCAAGACTTTGCTTGAGGCTTGCTTGGACCTCAGGAGAGCTAGGTGTTTCAATCACAACTTTCTTTGTGCTTTTGGAGAAGATAAAACTGGCTGTAGATGCAGGGGACTTGAGTAGGTCACAGCCAGGGGATGGCACCGGTGAACTAGCACTACCAGTTGAGGATAAGCGTGGATTGAGTACTGCAGTAACTGCACTGGAGGACATCGCAGCGGTCTTCATACGTATGGCCTCTTGAAGGCGCATGGATTGAACTGTGGCTGGAGCAGGAGATGACTTAGCAGGTGAGTTGGACTTTAGGCTCAAGGATTTGCGAATAGGCTTTTGTGGAGTTGCTTGACTAGCAATACTGAGATCCTCATTTGTTGTGGCCTCAGTACTTGGTTTACTATCAGCTTGATCTTCACCTGCATTTACAGATCTTAGCCGCACCATTTGAAGCAAGGAAGGTGTGACAAGGGGAATGTTGGCATCCTCTTTTGGGATAGGTGTGCTTTTGTGGCGACAAAGCAGTTCTTTGCTCCGGTTATCTTTGTTTACGAGGCTCAGTTGCCTTCGGAAGTTACCAGTGGACTGGTCTTCCACTGGAAGAGGAGGTGCAAGGGGAGTGGAATCTCCTTGAGTATCAAGTGATGTTTGCTCTGAATCTTGTGCGGACAAACTTGGTATTTTCTCCCCTTGTACAAGTTCTTCTGGTAAAATAGAGGACGTTTTAGGAGGGGCAACAGTTGTGTTTTCCATGCCACCTTCATCCACAGAGGAGTGTGAGATGTTGTTACAAGGCTTATCTTGTTGCCTCTCCTCCATATCATTTTGTACAGTTCTTGTTGGCAAAACAGTATCTATTTTGGAGTCTTGGTTTGGACTGCTGTCCATATCTGAGGACCTCAATTCTTTGTCTTGCTGTTCACATGACTCTTCATGGCAACTGGCAGATACCTCTGAAAGGGGTTCATGGATAGAGGGAGGTGGTGGAGGGAAGTCAAGTTCATCTTGTTCCTCAAACATCAAGTCAGTAGACTCTTCCATTGGAGGCGGTGGTGGAGGCCAAGAGGACTCCAGGAGAGACACCTGTTCCTCTGTTTCTTGCCTCCGTTTTTCTTTGTCAGATGGTGGTACAGACACTGAGGCAGCTGATGTCTTTTTAGTAGGTGGTGGTGGGGGTTGGTGTTCTGGAGgtggagaaggaggaggagaaaTACCATTGACCTCCGGTACTTCTATGCCAAGAGTTTGCAATTGTTTATGACTGGAAATGTCCTTAACAATGTGCTTTCCTTCGTTCTCCTCACTGGTTTTGTCATTCCTTGGGGAGCACGTTGTGCTCACAATTTCAGGATTTGTTTTGACTTCACAGTTTGTTTGTAACAGCATACTTTGATCAACTTTGATAGTTGGTACCTTCGTTGTAGGGAGTATGTGGCTTCCTTTGTCCTCCTGATCTTGTGTATGACTGTTCTGGTTGACCTCTGTACTTTCTAGTTCATTTAGCTCATTGTGTAATGTTGAGCTTCCGTTATGCCTTAAATCTGGAGGGTCTGCTACCATTTGTGTTGACATGGACTCGTTTTGTTCTTTTACAGCTTCTTTGTTCTCCAGTTGGGTCCCTGACTTCATTTCTTCTGTTATCTGTGTCTTCGGGATTGTTTGTTTACTGATTTGTAttgaatttgtgttttgatttgtaCCTATTAATGACtctttctgctgcttttgaAGCTGATGTAACCTGTTGGGGTTCGGACCTGGGCCACATAATAGTTCAAGTGTGTGTTTATTGTGAACCCAGGTTTCAGGGGGTGGGGCAGTTGGGGCTTTTACTTTGGGTGGAGGCGGAATGTTGAAAAGTTCCCTAAGGGCAGTAGTTGGGTGTGTTGGTGTCACCTTGTTTTTCACTGTTGTAACAGGTGGAGAGCACTTTAATGGCTCTGATGGAGTTTTGTTGGTTTGAATGTCATGATGTGCCGTGTCTGATGTGACCGAAGATAGAGATGTCATTGATGAAGAGACCGAAACCACCGGTGAGGTCCGTACACCCGTTCTCTCAGGCTTTGAAGGCTTAACTCTTCTCTTTCCAGGTGAGGATGGACTGACCTCTTTAGGAGAATGTGTAGGTGTCCCACTTTGGCTGGAGTATCCACTCGAAGGAGACAAAGTCCTATCAAATTTGTTTTCACCAGATTCTTCTCCAGTTTTCTGCGGGGATGAGTGACCTAATCCAACACGACTTCCATTAAAGGCTTGATCAGGACTAAGTGGACTGGATTTCACAGATGACTGGAAATCCCTTGATGAGTTGAGCACTGAAGAATGGACAGAACCCTTCTCATTATTGTTGGACTGATGTTCTTTTGGACTGCTAGGATCTCTACCTGTTTGCCCATCGGTTGCTGCCAGTTCCCTTGATCTTCGCTTCCCTTGAAGTTTTTCATGGTGCAGGGAATACGTTCTCTGAGGTGGTGCTGGTGGCAATTTTGTCTTCATTACAGAGAGACTACGAGAGAATGAATGGCTGTTTCTGACATTTTCCCCTGCTTCACCCATCTCCCTGTTATCCAGTCTTTGATTTGTACCATTACTGTTAGAGCTTTTACAACTGCTTGAGCTTGTAACGCTTGCATCCTTTGGGATTAAATCTAAAACTTCTTTGGTGCTCTCAGCAACAAATGTTGGTAGACACTTTGCTTTTGAAGAAACTGTGGAGGAGTTGGAGACAATAGTCTCAGATGATTGTGAAGGGCTCCTGTTGGTGCTAGCAGTAGTTGGATCTTGATTTGTGCCACCTCCAGATCGTGAAGAAGCTGGACTAGCTGATGCTAAACTACTCTTGCTAACTGTACTTGTACTGCGCCGGCTGTGATCATGGTTAATTTCAATGATGTCTATTGCAGCTGGCAGAACTGCATTTGGAATAATCTTAGATAAATAAGTTGCCTGTGGTGAAATAGACATGACGGGACCTTGAGGCTCATGCAGGAAAGAAGAAGTGGTCATCCCCGGGACAGCAAGAGACTTTGGCCTCTGTGTAGGGCATGCTCCTATCCCAAGCTTTCGGTTTAACTCATCTTGGTAGACACAATGGATGTGGTTTATTAGAAATTCCTCATCTCTTGACGTCTGAAGAGCCTCAATGTTTTGCAGGTGTACACGAGCCCCTTTGTGATTTACTGAAGGGAGCTCTCCATCAATTGTTGGAATGACAACTCTGCCAGGGGAATCTGTCATGTCATGTTCTCCATTTGGACGCTGCTGCAGTGTCGTTCCTCTTGCCATatctttaaagaaataaaacaaagtagtCATCCTTCTGTTTTAGGCAGAACAGTTTGTGTAATCTCATATTTTTGTCAAAGTTGCCATTCTAAGGTACAtcatgctcaaaaaaaaaaaaggctactTAATATTTGACAATAACATAGTTTTACATGCCCAGTTCTCGTTGGACTTGCTGTGGTATGCCCATTATAGTTGTTCTTCTGCTTCTCCTCTTGGTCTTATCCAGTCGTTTAACTGGGTTCAAGGGCTTAAACGTGGAACCTAAAAGGGAGTGATATGTCATACAGAGATTGAATACCaagaaaataactttttgttATTCCAAATTAAATCGCAATCATACTCAAAATGATGGCTACACTACCATAACAAACAAGTTTTCTTATTTAATCTTGACTGATATCATTTGATTGATATCACATTTTCTCTGAACCTATCAATGGACAGATCATAACTCTGTATGACTTAGTCTTTGAATGGTGGGTGGCAACAAATGCATTGTTAACAGGAACCCTggatattaagacttgtatggcttaatataacaaacaacgtctcttactaaaatatgcaATAGAAAACCCATTACAGATTTACGTTGTTTAAAAattccacattgttttatacgtATTTTGGATTATGGAAGGCGCCATTATGATGTGCAATGGTTGCATTTGGTGAGCCACTGGCGCTGCGTGTTCAAGAAACTTTGAATGCACAACTCAGAAAGTAAatatactgatatgatgaccacagctactgaaagatcttacaggtggcgatgaatataagtgtaggcttaaaccaaatgctgtactatcaattttccccacaaggagtctaaacgcccccagatattgagtgaaatctgTGCTGAGAAACTTCATTGGCtgtggcgtcatgacaagcgtcgaCATGTTTAcgtcctgccaggatggcatctagcgtttcttgtctctgctgtttgtaagctctttcaatagctgtggtctactaaaagcctcaaagggaTCAGGGCAAAAGTGGAGAAAACAATGacgtgggtctttaggaagtttaaTCCGTCCACAGACATGTTCCCACTCTGTTCTCCCCTTCATTTGCTAGGAAAGCAGTAAAGACTTAAATCGCTTCTCTTGGtacccttcgactgaaaattaaatCCAAAAGCCTcacaatgtggcatcatatcagtattttatttatgttgaaaatagcaacaggtagtgccattAACTCACCAAGTGCAATCATTTcacatcattgaaataatggtgcccccatagaccaaaatatgtataaaacaatgtggatttttaaataacgtaaatctttcatgggtttttttttactacGTATTTCAGTATGAGACGTTgcttatgttatattaagccatacaagtcttaatacctggggttccctttaaaccTGAAACACTTTAGAGGGAAAAAACAAGAGGTAGTCTGTACCGCACTACACATGGTTTATTTCTAGACCTTTTTATGAAGTCAGCATTGTATACCTTGACGTGTTAGCACTGGACGTGAGGAGACTGCTGAGACGGTCGACACTGAAATGAAAGAGTGTCCAGCAGTGCTATCAGTCTCGAGTGATTCATCCCTTCCTTTTGAGCTTGTGTCTTCCTCTGGCTGTGGAGAAATGGAGGTCATCAGTAAAAAGCAATTCATTGAAGGTTTAATTCATGCatgtatgttttcattttaaacaccttaaagattagttcactcttgaattaaaatttcctgataatttactcactcccacatcatcgaagatgttcaaatctttctttcatcagtcgaacagaatttaaggtttttgaagatgacatttcaggatttttctctatatagtggacttca of the Labeo rohita strain BAU-BD-2019 chromosome 19, IGBB_LRoh.1.0, whole genome shotgun sequence genome contains:
- the kiaa1522 gene encoding uncharacterized protein KIAA1522 homolog isoform X4; protein product: MGNSNSKKKTQANLISSQRASRVKSIWHFKHVDKFKTGQKQNEPSKLTVHYTASQHYQENVFIEGSRPQYLEDLHTEAQEGLKILQQEENKNGVDFQDDQTVPEEDTSSKGRDESLETDSTAGHSFISVSTVSAVSSRPVLTRQGSTFKPLNPVKRLDKTKRRSRRTTIMGIPQQVQRELDMARGTTLQQRPNGEHDMTDSPGRVVIPTIDGELPSVNHKGARVHLQNIEALQTSRDEEFLINHIHCVYQDELNRKLGIGACPTQRPKSLAVPGMTTSSFLHEPQGPVMSISPQATYLSKIIPNAVLPAAIDIIEINHDHSRRSTSTVSKSSLASASPASSRSGGGTNQDPTTASTNRSPSQSSETIVSNSSTVSSKAKCLPTFVAESTKEVLDLIPKDASVTSSSSCKSSNSNGTNQRLDNREMGEAGENVRNSHSFSRSLSVMKTKLPPAPPQRTYSLHHEKLQGKRRSRELAATDGQTGRDPSSPKEHQSNNNEKGSVHSSVLNSSRDFQSSVKSSPLSPDQAFNGSRVGLGHSSPQKTGEESGENKFDRTLSPSSGYSSQSGTPTHSPKEVSPSSPGKRRVKPSKPERTGVRTSPVVSVSSSMTSLSSVTSDTAHHDIQTNKTPSEPLKCSPPVTTVKNKVTPTHPTTALRELFNIPPPPKVKAPTAPPPETWVHNKHTLELLCGPGPNPNRLHQLQKQQKESLIGTNQNTNSIQISKQTIPKTQITEEMKSGTQLENKEAVKEQNESMSTQMVADPPDLRHNGSSTLHNELNELESTEVNQNSHTQDQEDKGSHILPTTKVPTIKVDQSMLLQTNCEVKTNPEIVSTTCSPRNDKTSEENEGKHIVKDISSHKQLQTLGIEVPEVNGISPPPSPPPEHQPPPPPTKKTSAASVSVPPSDKEKRRQETEEQVSLLESSWPPPPPPMEESTDLMFEEQDELDFPPPPPSIHEPLSEVSASCHEESCEQQDKELRSSDMDSSPNQDSKIDTVLPTRTVQNDMEERQQDKPCNNISHSSVDEGGMENTTVAPPKTSSILPEELVQGEKIPSLSAQDSEQTSLDTQGDSTPLAPPLPVEDQSTGNFRRQLSLVNKDNRSKELLCRHKSTPIPKEDANIPLVTPSLLQMVRLRSVNAGEDQADSKPSTEATTNEDLSIASQATPQKPIRKSLSLKSNSPAKSSPAPATVQSMRLQEAIRMKTAAMSSSAVTAVLNPRLSSTGSASSPVPSPGCDLLKSPASTASFIFSKSTKKVVIETPSSPEVQASLKQSLAAEIMQVSDQAKTMITNGTKKPIKVPPPVAKKPVHGTNPPNKIENATPDKTEILTHKQITRVEVNGQSDQVHPAGQRAQSLGSQKQRSSETAC